One Mauremys mutica isolate MM-2020 ecotype Southern chromosome 19, ASM2049712v1, whole genome shotgun sequence genomic window carries:
- the TLCD2 gene encoding TLC domain-containing protein 2, translating into MGLSPGLLLIGGSFAAFRLLNRGLERLVPPPRPALRNRWKWRNIWTSFAHSLLSGAGALLGFYLHPQMAEDLIGTHSPAAHSLVSVSIGYFLQDFVDMLCNQKFHQSWELLFHHSVVIICFSLTVLVHQYIGFALVALLVEINSIFLHLRQILLMANLVHSTCYRLNSIINLGTYIVFRITTLAWMTRWLVLNRENIPLATYTVGTVGMAIMTPMNIILFYRLLRSDFLKSSREAWREKEK; encoded by the exons ATGGGGCTGAGCCCGGGGCTCCTGCTCATCGGCGGCTCCTTCGCGGCGTTCCGGCTGCTGAACCGCGGGCTGGAGCGGCTGGTGCCTCCGCCGCGCCCCGCGCTCCGCAACCGCTGGAAGTGGCGAAACATCTGGACCTCGTTCGCGCACAGCCTGCTGAGCGGCGCCGGGGCGCTGctggg GTTCTATCTCCACCCGCAGATGGCGGAGGACCTGATCGGAACTCACTCCCCGGCTGCACACAGCCTGGTCTCAGTATCTATAG GATATTTTCTCCAAGATTTTGTGGATATGTTGTGTAATCAGAAGTTTCACCAGTCCTGGGAGCTGCTTTTCCATCACTCGGTG GTGATTATCTGCTTTAGCTTGACAGTGCTGGTTCATCAATATATTGGATTCGCTCTTGTGGCTTTGCTTGTAGAGATTAACTCCATCTTCCTGCACCTGCGACAGATTCTGCTAATGGCCAACCTGGTGCACAGCACCTGTTACCGCCTCAACAGCATCATAAATCTGGGCACCTACATAGTGTTTCGCATCACGACACTGGCCTGGATGACACGCTGGCTGGTCCTAAACCGTGAGAACATACCGCTGGCAACATATACTGTGGGCACAGTGGGCATGGCCATCATGACACCCATGAACATCATCCTCTTCTACCGCTTACTGCGCAGTGACTTCCTCAAGTCCAGCCGGGAGGCGTGGCGGGAGAAGGAGAAATAG